The Kosakonia sacchari SP1 genome includes a window with the following:
- the iraP gene encoding anti-adapter protein IraP, with translation MKNLIAELLVKLAEKEEESKELVAQVEALEIVVTALLRQMATTEQQALIQSIEGALEEARPGTHVTHQDAELLQQYVKKLLRHPRS, from the coding sequence ATGAAAAATCTCATTGCAGAGTTATTGGTCAAGCTGGCAGAAAAAGAAGAAGAGTCGAAAGAGCTGGTCGCTCAGGTTGAAGCGCTGGAAATCGTGGTGACCGCGCTGCTGCGCCAGATGGCGACGACGGAACAACAGGCGTTAATTCAGAGTATCGAAGGCGCGCTGGAAGAAGCCCGGCCGGGAACGCACGTTACCCATCAGGACGCGGAGTTGCTGCAACAGTACGTAAAAAAGCTTTTAAGGCACCCGCGCAGTTAA
- a CDS encoding multidrug efflux MFS transporter, with translation MESWKVNLISVWFGCFFTGLAISQILPFLPLYVAQLGVTSHEALSMWSGLTFSITFLVSAIVSPMWGSLADRKGRKLMLLRASLGMAIAILLQAFATNVWQLLILRGVMGLTSGYIPNAMALVASQVPRERSGWALSTLSTAQISGVIGGPLMGGFLADHVGLRMVFLITAILLIVSFLVTLFLIKEGVRPTVKKGDRLSGKAVFSTLPYPALVISLFITTMVIQLCNASIGPILALFIQSLSPHTTNIAFLSGLIAAVPGVSALISAPRLGKLGDRIGTSRILMATMAVAVVLFFAMSFVTSPLQLGILRFMLGFADGAMLPAVQTLLLKYSSDQVTGRIFGYNQSFMYLGNVAGPLMGATVSAMAGFRWVFAATAVVVFINLWQLLLAFRRVKR, from the coding sequence ATGGAATCCTGGAAGGTCAATCTCATTTCGGTCTGGTTCGGTTGCTTTTTCACCGGTCTCGCCATCAGCCAAATTCTGCCGTTCTTGCCGTTATATGTTGCGCAACTGGGCGTGACATCCCATGAAGCGCTGTCGATGTGGTCAGGCTTAACGTTCAGTATTACCTTTCTGGTTTCGGCGATTGTTTCGCCCATGTGGGGCAGTCTGGCGGATCGGAAAGGGCGCAAACTGATGCTGTTGCGCGCCTCGTTAGGGATGGCGATCGCGATCCTGTTACAGGCGTTTGCCACCAACGTGTGGCAACTGTTGATTCTGCGCGGTGTGATGGGGCTGACGTCTGGTTATATTCCGAATGCGATGGCGCTGGTGGCCTCGCAGGTGCCGCGCGAGCGCAGTGGCTGGGCGCTAAGTACGCTCTCCACGGCGCAGATAAGCGGCGTAATTGGCGGGCCGCTGATGGGCGGTTTTCTCGCTGATCATGTGGGGCTGCGCATGGTGTTCCTCATTACGGCGATATTGCTGATTGTGAGTTTCCTCGTCACGCTGTTTTTAATTAAAGAGGGCGTCAGGCCGACGGTGAAAAAGGGCGATCGTCTGAGCGGCAAAGCGGTGTTCTCTACCTTGCCGTACCCGGCGCTGGTCATCAGTTTGTTTATCACCACCATGGTGATTCAGTTGTGCAACGCCTCTATTGGCCCGATTCTGGCGCTGTTCATTCAATCGTTGTCACCGCACACCACCAACATTGCTTTTCTCAGCGGGCTTATCGCCGCTGTGCCCGGTGTCTCGGCGCTGATTTCCGCGCCGCGCCTCGGTAAACTGGGCGATCGCATTGGTACATCGCGCATTTTAATGGCAACCATGGCGGTGGCCGTGGTGCTATTTTTCGCCATGTCGTTTGTCACGTCGCCGCTCCAGCTTGGGATCTTGCGCTTTATGTTGGGCTTCGCGGATGGCGCGATGCTGCCCGCCGTGCAGACGCTGTTGCTGAAATATTCCAGCGATCAGGTCACCGGGCGTATTTTCGGTTACAACCAATCGTTTATGTATCTGGGTAATGTTGCCGGGCCGCTGATGGGAGCCACCGTATCCGCAATGGCGGGTTTCCGTTGGGTATTTGCCGCCACGGCTGTGGTGGTGTTTATTAATCTCTGGCAATTACTGTTGGCGTTTCGCCGGGTAAAACGCTAA
- a CDS encoding extensin-like domain-containing protein, giving the protein MSGKGLIVLCILLAVIWVGYRALPSYYNPFAPLQLSDPPGRITQFKLRRLPPQACAELLSQANQQRLISSVAVADSAGDCPLTNIVRVRDFGAVKLSSSFLASCPLALSSALFVEQQARPLTERFMGSQLTRIDHLGSYACRNIYNRADARRSEHASAEALDLSGFRLANGQSVTVLKGWRQARTQPWLRAMLSASCGYYGNGLGPEYNAAHANHFHLGMRGFGLCR; this is encoded by the coding sequence GTGAGCGGGAAAGGGCTGATTGTTTTGTGCATTCTTCTGGCGGTGATTTGGGTTGGCTACCGCGCGTTGCCGTCTTACTACAACCCGTTTGCGCCGTTGCAGCTTAGCGACCCACCCGGGCGCATTACGCAGTTCAAACTGCGCCGTTTGCCACCGCAAGCCTGTGCAGAATTATTGTCGCAGGCGAATCAGCAGCGGTTAATCTCCTCCGTCGCGGTTGCCGACAGCGCCGGAGATTGCCCATTAACTAATATCGTGCGGGTACGCGACTTTGGGGCGGTTAAACTGAGCAGCAGTTTTCTCGCCAGTTGCCCACTGGCGCTCAGTTCCGCGCTGTTTGTTGAGCAACAGGCGCGGCCACTCACCGAGCGCTTTATGGGCAGCCAGCTTACGCGTATCGATCATCTTGGCAGCTATGCGTGTCGCAATATCTACAATCGCGCCGATGCCAGGCGTAGCGAGCATGCCAGCGCAGAAGCGCTGGATCTCAGCGGTTTTCGGCTGGCGAATGGTCAGTCCGTGACGGTGCTCAAGGGCTGGCGGCAGGCGCGAACACAGCCGTGGCTGCGGGCAATGTTAAGCGCCAGTTGCGGCTATTACGGTAACGGCCTTGGGCCGGAGTACAACGCCGCTCACGCCAACCATTTTCATCTTGGCATGCGCGGCTTTGGCCTCTGTCGCTAA
- the ddlA gene encoding D-alanine--D-alanine ligase, with protein sequence MAKLRVGVVFGGKSAEHEVSLQSAKNIVDAMDKSRFDVVLLGIDKQGQWHVSDANNYLLNASDPARIALNPSENSVALVPGIQQQQLIQAENSTPLPNVDVIFPIVHGTLGEDGSLQGMLRLANLPFVGSDVLASAACMDKDVTKRLLRDAGLSIAPFITLTRANRERISFSNVQAQLGLPLFVKPANQGSSVGVSKVTNEAQYHAAVNLAFEFDKKVVVETGIKGREIECAVLGNDEPQASTCGEIVLNSEFYAYDTKYIDDNGAQVVVPADIDPAINDKIRTIAVQAYQALGCEGMARVDVFLTPENEVIINEINTLPGFTNISMYPKLWQASGIGYSELITRLIELAIARHQVNSALKITVNN encoded by the coding sequence ATGGCAAAACTGCGGGTAGGGGTCGTCTTTGGCGGCAAATCAGCGGAACATGAAGTGTCGTTACAGTCGGCGAAAAATATCGTCGACGCCATGGATAAATCACGCTTTGACGTGGTGCTACTGGGGATCGATAAACAGGGGCAGTGGCATGTCAGCGATGCGAATAATTACCTGCTAAACGCCAGCGATCCGGCGCGTATCGCCTTAAACCCCTCGGAAAATAGCGTGGCGCTGGTGCCGGGGATCCAGCAGCAGCAACTGATCCAGGCAGAAAACAGCACGCCGCTTCCAAATGTCGATGTGATCTTCCCGATTGTTCATGGCACGCTGGGCGAAGATGGTTCATTGCAGGGCATGCTGCGTCTGGCGAACTTGCCGTTTGTCGGTTCCGACGTACTCGCCTCTGCGGCCTGCATGGATAAAGATGTCACCAAGCGCCTGTTACGCGACGCCGGGCTTTCCATCGCCCCGTTTATCACGCTCACACGCGCCAATCGTGAGCGGATTAGCTTCAGCAATGTGCAAGCCCAACTCGGTTTGCCGCTGTTTGTTAAACCCGCCAACCAGGGGTCCTCTGTGGGGGTCAGCAAGGTGACCAATGAAGCGCAGTACCACGCTGCGGTCAACCTGGCGTTTGAGTTCGATAAAAAAGTGGTTGTTGAAACCGGCATCAAAGGCCGTGAGATCGAATGCGCGGTGTTGGGCAATGACGAGCCGCAAGCCAGTACCTGTGGCGAAATCGTGCTTAACAGCGAGTTTTACGCCTACGACACCAAATACATCGATGACAACGGGGCTCAGGTGGTTGTGCCCGCCGACATTGATCCGGCAATCAACGATAAAATCCGCACCATTGCCGTGCAGGCTTATCAGGCGCTGGGTTGTGAAGGCATGGCGCGCGTAGATGTGTTCCTGACGCCGGAAAACGAGGTGATCATCAACGAGATCAACACGCTGCCAGGGTTCACCAATATCAGCATGTACCCGAAACTGTGGCAGGCGAGCGGCATTGGTTATAGCGAGTTAATCACGCGCCTGATTGAGCTGGCCATTGCGCGCCATCAGGTCAACAGCGCGCTGAAAATTACCGTTAACAATTAA
- a CDS encoding DUF2754 domain-containing protein, producing MKLPVKIRRDWHYYAFAIGLIFILNGVVGLLGFEAKGWQTYAVGLVTWVIGFWLAGLIIRRRPEDEETADKPQ from the coding sequence ATGAAGCTGCCTGTAAAAATCCGCCGTGACTGGCACTATTACGCGTTTGCGATTGGGTTGATATTTATTCTGAATGGCGTGGTCGGGCTGCTGGGGTTTGAAGCCAAAGGCTGGCAAACCTATGCGGTGGGGCTGGTGACCTGGGTGATTGGTTTCTGGCTGGCCGGGTTAATTATCCGCCGCCGTCCGGAAGACGAGGAGACGGCGGATAAACCGCAGTGA
- a CDS encoding DUF2755 family protein, producing MADFTMSKPFKGAKQRDTSRPGNIAYAVFVLLCFWAGAQLLNLLVHAPGVFEHLMQVQDTTRPHVEMGMGVGTIFGLVPFLAGSALLGVIFLILRWRHHHSR from the coding sequence ATGGCTGACTTTACTATGTCAAAACCCTTTAAGGGCGCAAAACAACGTGACACCTCCAGACCGGGTAATATTGCTTACGCCGTATTCGTACTACTCTGCTTCTGGGCGGGTGCGCAGTTGCTGAACCTGCTGGTGCATGCACCGGGCGTGTTCGAGCATCTGATGCAAGTGCAGGACACCACCCGCCCGCATGTAGAAATGGGAATGGGCGTCGGCACGATTTTCGGTCTTGTGCCTTTCCTCGCGGGAAGCGCCCTGCTTGGTGTTATCTTCCTTATTTTACGCTGGCGACATCACCATTCACGCTAG